The following proteins come from a genomic window of Natronosalvus vescus:
- a CDS encoding branched-chain amino acid transaminase — protein sequence MGFDEMDVETIWMDGEFVDWDDAQVHVLTHALHYGSGVFEGARCYETENGPALFRWEEHLDRLFASCKPYEMEIQQSHEELTTATKELIRRQDLASCYVRPLAFYGYESLGVSPGDCPTRTMIAVWPWGAYLGEDALENGIDVMVSSWRKHASSQIPTNAKTTGLYVNSMLAGEEARRNGYAEAIVLNKEGNVAEGPGENLFLVRDGEIFTPGLSESILDGITRDSVIRIARDLGYTVHDTVSISRGELNTADELFFTGSAAEVTPIKRVDNVTIGEGTRGPITEEIQTRFFDIVEGRTDEYEEWFEYV from the coding sequence ATGGGATTTGACGAGATGGACGTCGAAACGATCTGGATGGACGGCGAGTTCGTCGACTGGGACGACGCCCAGGTGCACGTGCTCACCCACGCCCTCCACTACGGAAGCGGCGTCTTCGAAGGCGCACGCTGTTACGAGACCGAGAACGGGCCAGCGCTCTTCCGCTGGGAGGAGCACCTCGACCGGCTCTTTGCCTCCTGTAAGCCCTACGAGATGGAGATTCAGCAATCCCACGAGGAGTTGACGACGGCGACAAAGGAACTCATCCGACGACAGGATCTCGCCTCCTGTTACGTCCGCCCGCTCGCCTTTTACGGCTACGAGAGCCTCGGCGTCAGTCCAGGGGACTGCCCGACCCGGACGATGATCGCCGTCTGGCCCTGGGGTGCCTACCTCGGGGAGGACGCACTCGAGAACGGCATCGACGTGATGGTGTCGTCCTGGCGGAAACACGCCTCGAGCCAGATTCCGACGAACGCGAAGACGACGGGGTTGTACGTCAACAGCATGCTCGCTGGCGAGGAAGCCCGTCGCAACGGCTACGCCGAAGCGATCGTCCTCAACAAGGAGGGGAACGTGGCCGAAGGGCCGGGCGAGAACCTCTTCCTCGTTCGTGACGGCGAGATTTTCACGCCCGGGCTCTCCGAGTCGATCCTCGACGGCATAACGCGCGATTCGGTGATCCGGATCGCCCGCGACCTGGGGTATACGGTGCACGACACCGTCTCGATTTCACGCGGGGAACTCAACACTGCCGACGAGCTGTTCTTCACCGGCTCGGCCGCCGAAGTGACGCCGATCAAGCGGGTCGACAACGTGACGATCGGCGAGGGCACTCGTGGGCCGATCACCGAGGAGATCCAGACGCGGTTCTTCGACATCGTCGAAGGGCGCACCGACGAGTACGAGGAGTGGTTCGAGTACGTCTAG
- a CDS encoding sodium-dependent transporter — protein sequence MGQRETWATRTGFVLAAVGSAVGLGNIWRFPFVTGESGGAGFLLIYLLFVALIGLPVILVEFVIGRHTKRNPVGALREIGSGAWRYVGWIFVVTTFVIMSYYSVVAGWTIRYTILGLQGDYVSDVDGAGGQFLELAQGVEAMAFHALFLLIVVAIVGFGIRRGIELAVKVMVPAIIAITVGLALWAFTLEGASEAYSYYLSPDFQQLAADWTTVLPAAAGQAFFTLSLGFGIMITYASYLGSDRNLAEDGVVIIGFDTAIAVVVGLVVFPILFTAGVDPGDPGAGAIFISLSAAFGELPLGGIIGAIFFGTVAIAALSSAISLTEVVVSYAIDERGMDRLTATLAVCGGLFVLGLLPAWDLVLLDLLDGFADGILLLLGGLLISAYVAWFWADDAIEELGRGIGPLGNLGTYWIWAVRVPVLIVLFVSLLLGVLDYVEFLQTDFAEWLEDL from the coding sequence ATGGGTCAACGCGAAACCTGGGCCACCAGGACGGGCTTTGTCCTGGCAGCCGTCGGCAGCGCAGTTGGACTGGGAAACATCTGGCGATTCCCGTTCGTCACCGGCGAAAGCGGCGGGGCCGGATTTCTCCTGATCTATTTGCTGTTCGTCGCGCTAATTGGACTCCCGGTTATTCTCGTGGAGTTCGTCATTGGGCGGCACACCAAGCGGAATCCGGTTGGAGCGCTCCGAGAAATCGGGAGCGGTGCCTGGCGATACGTCGGCTGGATCTTCGTCGTCACGACGTTCGTCATCATGTCCTACTACAGCGTCGTCGCCGGCTGGACGATCCGCTATACGATTCTCGGTCTCCAGGGAGACTACGTGAGCGACGTCGACGGGGCCGGTGGGCAGTTCCTCGAGCTCGCACAGGGCGTCGAGGCGATGGCCTTCCACGCGCTGTTCTTGCTCATCGTCGTCGCCATCGTCGGCTTCGGCATCCGTCGCGGGATCGAACTCGCGGTGAAGGTGATGGTGCCGGCGATCATCGCGATCACCGTCGGCCTCGCCCTCTGGGCGTTCACCCTCGAGGGGGCCTCGGAAGCGTACAGCTACTATCTCTCACCCGACTTCCAGCAACTCGCCGCCGACTGGACGACCGTCCTGCCCGCCGCTGCCGGACAGGCGTTTTTCACGCTGTCTCTCGGCTTCGGGATCATGATCACGTACGCCTCCTATCTCGGCTCTGACCGAAACCTGGCCGAAGACGGGGTGGTGATCATCGGCTTCGACACCGCCATCGCGGTCGTCGTCGGCCTGGTCGTCTTCCCGATTCTCTTCACTGCCGGTGTCGACCCGGGAGATCCAGGTGCCGGTGCGATCTTCATCAGCCTCTCTGCGGCCTTCGGTGAACTTCCGCTCGGTGGCATCATCGGTGCCATCTTCTTCGGTACCGTCGCCATCGCAGCGCTCTCGAGCGCGATCAGTCTGACCGAGGTCGTCGTCTCCTACGCCATCGACGAACGCGGCATGGATCGACTGACAGCCACCCTCGCCGTCTGCGGTGGCCTGTTCGTCCTCGGCCTGCTCCCCGCCTGGGATCTCGTTCTCCTCGACCTCCTGGACGGGTTCGCCGACGGCATCCTGCTGTTGCTGGGTGGCCTGCTCATTTCGGCATACGTCGCCTGGTTCTGGGCCGACGACGCAATCGAGGAACTCGGACGCGGTATCGGCCCGCTCGGGAACCTCGGGACGTACTGGATCTGGGCCGTTCGCGTCCCAGTCTTGATCGTCCTCTTCGTCTCACTGCTCCTCGGCGTGCTCGATTACGTCGAGTTCCTCCAGACCGATTTCGCAGAGTGGCTCGAGGATCTGTGA